In Apium graveolens cultivar Ventura chromosome 10, ASM990537v1, whole genome shotgun sequence, the following are encoded in one genomic region:
- the LOC141690334 gene encoding peroxisomal 2,4-dienoyl-CoA reductase [(3E)-enoyl-CoA-producing] — protein sequence MESPFKANILKGKVALLTGGGSGIGFEISTQFGKHGACVAIMGRRKSVLDSAVASLRSLGIQAVGFEGDVRKQEDAKRVVESTIKEFGKLDILVNAAAGNFLVSAEDLSPNGFRTVMDIDSVGTFTMCHEALKYLKKGAPGRTSSSGGTILNISATLHYTASFYQIHVSAAKAAVDALTRNLALEWGTDYDIRVNGIAPGPIGDTAGMSKLEPGEIETSTRKYMPLYKLGEKWDIAAAALYLSSEAGKYINGTTLVVDGGLWLSKPRHLAKEAVKQLSLTVEKRSRAAPVGVPTSKL from the exons atgGAGAGCCCATTTAAAGCAAACATATTGAAAGGCAAAGTAGCTTTGTTAACTGGAGGCGGGTCGGGTATTGGGTTTGAAATTTCGACCCAGTTTGGTAAACATGGAGCTTGTGTAGCTATTATGGGTCGACGTAAGTCTGTTCTTGATTCTGCTGTTGCCTCTCTTAGATCACTTGGTATTCAG GCTGTTGGCTTTGAGGGTGATGTTCGCAAGCAAGAAGATGCAAAAAGAGTTGTGGAATCAACTATAAAGGAATTCGGAAAGCTTGATATTCTTGTTAATGCAGCAGCTGGCAATTTTCTGGTGTCAGCTGAGGATTTGTCTCCTAATGGATTCCGAACAG TGATGGATATTGATTCGGTTGGTACCTTCACAATGTGCCACGAAGCTCTTAAATATCTCAAGAAAGGAGCTCCTGGCAGGACCTCATCTAGTGGTGGAACCATATTGAATATCAGTGCTACATTACATTATACAGCATCTTTTTATCAAATTCATGTATCTGCTGCAAAG GCAGCAGTGGATGCTCTCACAAGAAATTTGGCTTTAGAATGGGGAACTGATTATGATATCAGAGTTAATGGAATCGCTCCTGGTCCCATTGGTGATACCGCTGGTATGAGTAAACTGGAACCTGGTGAAATAGAAACCAGCACTAGAAAATACATGCCTCTGTATAAACTTGGAGAGAAGTGGGATATAGCTGCTGCAGCACTCTACCTTTCATCAGAAGCTG GTAAATACATCAATGGAACCACTCTTGTAGTTGACGGTGGACTCTGGTTGAGCAAGCCCCGTCATTTAGCAAAAGAGGCAGTGAAGCAGCTTTCCCTCACAGTGGAGAAACGATCAAGAGCTGCGCCAGTCGGGGTTCCCACGAGCAAACTTTAG